Genomic window (Alligator mississippiensis isolate rAllMis1 chromosome 4, rAllMis1, whole genome shotgun sequence):
tagccatgttgctctaaggatataggcagacaaggttccttgggtgaatttgatatcttttattagaccaacccaaatggttggagaatagttattaagcaagctttcgggttcaaaaacccttcgttgggctaaggaagctgcagcagttggtgtgtgctcttcctggatggaaactttgtttacttttcattccatccaggaagagcacacaccaactgctgcagcttccttagcctgacgaagggtttttgaacccgaaagcttgcttaataactattctccaaccatttgggttgatctaataaaagatatcctatCCACTGGCTACATATTAGCtgggtggggggtttttttgttttcttttggggggcgggggaacaGGGTGGGTGGAAAAGGAGCATTTTCCTTCTTTTGGTGTTTACTAAGAAATGCAAGACTGATAGGAGCAGAAGGATCACGAACAAGAGGGGCCCATCTCTAGGCCATGAGTAAGAATATTCCCATGGAAGAGAACAAGGAAAAAATCCTAGTGTCTGGTCCCCGTTGCCAGCACGGCTCACAGCTGCTTCAATAAACAGGCATCAGAAAAAACTGAATATACAGTGCTAGCATCAATATTTAAGAGCACTGTCCTTTAGTGATCCAGTCACCTGAACATCAGAGTGTAACTTACTAGTgtgcccaccctgcagccccagaaactggcaaaAGAAATAGGGGGGAGGGTCCCACTTTAATACAGAAAACCTTGGGGGTTAGTGTCACCAGCTAATGGGCCAAAAGTAGAGAACAGGTAAAAGGTGTTATTAACACTGTAGTaacatacactcagcaccttaatccgccacccctgcccccacctccggAAGTATCGCCAAACCAGCCTTTAGTCCCGAGAGCACCCAAACAGCAGCCTGCGCTTGCTCCCACGTccgagtccagctccttcagtccacagccCTGGCCGCCAAACCAGGGAGATCTCCAGTTCCACAGCTGTGCACTCCTGAAGCCTGGACGATCAACACTACCCCTCACACAGCTCTCTGCATTTTCTTCCAACCACCCTGGCTTCCCCTTCCTTTTTCTCTGCCCCCTAcctcctgggggcctctgggaacTGTAGTCCAAATTACAGtcatcatcaccagggatcctggttttgatttaaaaaaatcctcacttttgaattaaataaaaaggaaccccaaatcaacatttttctgtGAGTTAAATGAAACACGACTAAtttatgtacatatatgtatagtggtgtttcagtgtaatcatggaaaagtgtagatttggggatatttttatgcacataattccctggggtgtaaaAAGTAAAAGCAACATCTGCATGTGATCCACAGGGAGCATAAGGATGAGCAGGCTCAACTCCCTAGCTGCTACTACTTGCATTGCTTACTACTAGAAAAGattcttttctttattctgcctttcataaACACGGTGCATAGCTTATTTCATAGTGTGCTGGATTGTAAAAAATACATTATGTCCCCACAAAGCCAGGAGTAGCACTGCTGGAGCTTTCCCCCACCACGTTCACACAATGCCTGAGGCGCAAGGGGTGGAAAAGGATGAGAATAATGGCCGAAGATATTTGTATGCCATGGGCTTTTTAAttgcttaatacacacacagtccacccccccccccccacctgccaaaCAGCAGGAAGAAGTATGGATGTGCGTTATATGCGAGAAGCATGGATCCACAAGGAAAGTGGTGGCACTTAATGCTGCCAGTTCCCCTGCCCCTAAATCTCTGGATCCGAggagcagcccctgctggtggACACGTCAGCTCAGGCTGATGCCCAATCAACCTATGGTGTGTCTCTCCAGCCTTAACGTACAGGTGCAGACTCATTACATTTAGTCTTTTAAATGTTCCAGAAAACCAGTATGTTTCAGCATGAATCTTTAGGGTGGTGCTTTTCAACCTTTCTTTTAtctgtggacccctaaaaaaaaaattgtaaatggAGCTTTGCTTTATGGTTGTAGATCCCCCGAATGGCAGTTCTGTTTCACCCACATTTCAGTAGCTcaagggtaggcaatgtttttggctggagtgctgaaaaaccccACAGTGTCTACCTTgcaaggtgctggagtgctgccatgccagaaaaacaaaaccagggtgGGCAGTACACTGCAGGATGCACTAAATATTAATATAGTTATTTACCATAAATGTTGGGGGGGGTGTACAGTAAACACCGGGTTGTCTAAAAATtcaaaacctggtgacaataaaacGTCATATACTACCTGTGTTGTGTGTTGTTCTTTGTTAAGCGTGTcgtaatgagagagagaaagagggaaagagaaagaaaaaagaggagagaaaaaagaaaaagacaaaaagaggggaaagagaatgaaaaaaggggggggagatAATTAGGGGAAAGaagtgaagaaaaaagaaaagaagaggagaggggaaaggaggacaAAAAAGAAGGACCTACCACGATTCACACTAGGGGCAGAGCTTCCGGAAGCATCGTGTAGGCGACGCTTTCGCTTGGCTGCGCCTGATTGGCCGGGAGGACAGCTGCAGTTTTTAAACTGATTGGTCGAGGAGGTGCTCGGAGCGCCGTTATTGGTAAGATATGGTTTGATCCCAGGTTGCCCGGCAGCGCCGAGGCATACAGCAGAGCTgagcgggcggggcggggcaggcgaGGGTGAAGGCGAAGCACCAAGACTCCTTACTCCGCCCCGCGGAGCACCACCTCTCCTGCGGCTCTTCATCTCGTCCTCCACCAATGGGAGCCTCCCTGGCGCGTagtttaaaatggtttaaatctAGCTGGGCGAGCTGTCAGTTGGTTCTGGTCATAGGGATTGGAGGGATGTtgcagagctgtgtgcagctgccgTCGGCTTCCCCACGGGGTAGCACCGCCCCTGAGCCGCAGCCCAGCCTGCCGCTGCTGCCGGGGCCCTGCGGGGGAGCAGCGGCCCGGGGCGGTGAGCGGGACCTACCGGGACTGGAGGGAGGGGGCGCCCTGCACATGCCACGgaggcttcccctgctgccccagcaccgcCCTCCCCGGCGCTGCCGGGCTCCTGCCACATCCCGCTAACCCCCCGCTCTGCTCCGGTTCAGGACcgtgctccagcctctggctgtggagagctctggccctgctcctgctggcagctgttctggcactggggctggctcTGAAAGGTAAGTgccctgggggaaggggacacTGAGGTTCCATTAGATGCTTTTAGGGGTGCTGCACATATCACCACTTGTAGGTGTGCAGATCCCTGCACAGGATTTGAAAAGTAAATGCAGAGCTTTTTAAAGAGGAATCCCTGGTGTCAAAGCAAAGTACAACAAATCCCTTGTTACAGCTCGAAGGCACTGACCTCAGAAACATGGTGAttactagagctgtgcgaaacagcaccgtttcactTAGACTtttgtttcaacagaacagtttCATTTCAAGTTCAGTTTTGTCTCAAAAacactttccttttgttttgttgaaacaagTTTTGATGATTCAattttttgcccataggctataatggggaagcacaaaactggaaGAGGAGCAGCTTTGTGTGAtcacaggcagatcaggggcctgcacccccagaggagtctggcagagccctcctgggggtgtgggcaggaggctgccgcctgggaccaaCACTGGGAGCTGAGCACGGTGGAGGGGAGCAGACTGCAGCCCCGGCGCTGtgctccacttccccccacactgggctcAGTTCCACAGGGCTGCAAGTCGCTGGGCACTGAGCccggtggagggaagaggagcacAACCCTGGCACTGCACGCTGCTCCCCTCACCAGGCAACTGGgtgctgagcctggtggagggaccacattgacctgatttggaaatgttttgggcaaacagaataataaaaaacTTTTAGGAAACAAAATGACCCTCTTCAAAGGAGAAATGTAAACACCAGATTTAACTTTAACTGATTCTCTAGTTATATTATTTACTTATCTCAGAGCTGTTTGAAAGCTGACATATATGTGAATAAAATTTCCTGCTGATTACCTTCTGCTTGTTAGGAGCAGTCACTGAGACTGAAACAGCAGCTGCAACTGTTATGGCAGGGAAGTGCAGACCCTGCCCAGAAGACTGGATGTGGTACAGAAATCATTGTTACTATTTctccaaagaaatgcaaaactggaACAGCAGCTGGAAGTTCTGCTGGTCACACAATGCCACACTTCCTgtgataaaagaaaaatcagcacTGGTGAGAATAACAGATACCAGGTCCTTCTTGTGCAGGGATCTTCATGGATTATTTATTTCTACCTAGTATTTGTAGCTAATAATCTCCCCACTAATAGATTAGGCAAAGATATTTCAGCAGGAGCAGACTATGCAGACTTCCCGTATTACTTTACCTGACGGTCGTGCTAAcgctgcttcaaaaaaaaaaaaaaaagcagggaaatACAGATTCTCCACTATAACAGGGTAGCCTGTCTCCTTCAAGAGTTTTGGGATTTTCAGCCAACTACTTGACTGACAGTCAAGGCATAGTTCATGATAAAAATGGTTCTCCAGGAAGAAGCAAGTTGGGGAAAGCACCAGAGCCCTGTACTACTTCAGGCGGTGCAAGAAAGGTCACTGATTGAACCAGAGCCAGGAAAAGAGCTGGGGGCAAGCCTTACTGGAGAAGTGAAGGTGCACAGGCAGAAGAATATGGACATTGGGAGCTAGGGAAGTGCACACACAAAGTGGCACACTTCCATGGAAAGGGGTGGCTGTGTAATCCCTGGACCAATTGGGGAAGAAGTCCAAGCCCTGGCTGAGAAGTAGAAAAGACTTCAGGAGAGGGACTCCTCAGCAAGGCTGGGGTTGGAAAAGATCTTCAGATCTCTCCTTGGAGGAAcagggagcccagccctgccacaaaAGGATACTGGGAGTCTGACGGGGCGTGGAGTGCAGGGCAGAACGCTGCAGGAGTGCTGTATTGAAAAGACTTAATAGACCAAATGCCATAAATACTCTGTACTAAATGCTCCTGGCTGCGACTAACggagaaaaaagagagacagaatgACTGCAATGCTCCTGGCCATCAGGTAGCATGTTCCTGGACTGTGCCTGCACCTCTACTAATCTCTTCATATTCTGTCTCGAGAGCATTTAAATGGTGTGAATAACTGTTCTTTTCCATCCTTAATTACAGGACACTATCTActctaaaaaaggaaaagaaaattactGGATAGGACTAAGGAAAGAAACAGAGGGATGGCGGTGGGTAGATGGATCACTGTTCACTAATGACATGTGAGTTACTCTAGTCGTGActgcctggaggggtggggagaagcacaTCTCTGAtcaaagccaagaaaaaaaacccaagctaGCCCCAAAGCAGATTTGAGGAAGTATCTACatgcaaatatatttaaaaaaattttttttttttccagcaagctGAGGACTTTTGCTAAACATAAAATCTTGTTGCTTGGCTTTGACTTTGGGAGGTGTGCAGACATGCTTAGCATTTCTGTTGCTTAACTGAAACACCAAGTCCAGAATAGAAGCTGTTTTTTCTTGGGTTTCTTTTCAGAATCTTACTAGACGAAgatgggcaaaacatggcctgtgCATACCTAAATATGGTAGCTTTGGCTCCCATAGACTGCATGTCTTTGCGACACTGGATCTGCGTCAAGAAGTCCACTTGAGCTCTCTGTCAACAGAGCACAGCTTGTTCAAGTAAGGCACAGGTACAATTTGAGTGTAGTTTTCTATTTacccctgggcaggctcctccaaTTTActgtctttggggaaaaaaatgactatCAGATTTTCTCCTGATGGGGAGTGTTCAGGTGTCTGCCATTGCTTTTGTGCATGGGTGTTGCAGCTTTTTGTAAGGTGTACCATCCTGGGTCATagcagtggtccatctagcccagtactCTGTCCCCAGCTGTGAGAGAAGTGGGTGCTATACAGGGCAAGCACTGAAGCGGATTTTCTGAGTGTGATCTATCTATCCCCTTTCAATGACCTTCCTAACATCCACCATTTATTGATTTAGAGTTGTCAATGGCAGCATCTCCCACCTTTGCAAATCATTGTGTAGTTGCATGACTATCTAGACTTACTGTTTCAGGGGCACTCCGGAGTGGCCAAAGAATTTCCAGCTGGCAGAGCCATGTCATTGTTAATATTGCTTGGAGCAAAGTGAGCCAAAAGTAGGCACTCTTTAATTCTAGTGTTGGGTGTGTAACAGATCACCTTCAGAGACCCTTGCCTCACTCTTTGGAGAAGCTAACTCTAATGCCTAGAGTAGAATAGAACTGATACATTACTGTGACACACAGTAGAACTAATTTGTAAACACAATGCAAAATACACTCATTCAAACACACTCAAGAATTTCTAGAGTTTTCATATCTGAAACGTTATTCTGGACACTGAAACAATAGAAAAGCTAAGGTAGCAAGGCTCTGTGGTGATGGTGAGGATCTGTGGgaactgtttcctttttcttatcAAACAATTTCACCTTGTTCAATTCATGATTTCTTGTCTTTAGCAATGGGCCACTACTTCAGAAGCATTAATAACGATGCCGGTGCAGAAAGGTGGGAAGAAACCAAACAGAGAACTCCCaactttgctttctgttccatgGGCTTCAGCTGTATTCTGGACTGTTTAAATGTCCAACTTGAACACTTTTTAATATTTGGAAAAAGACTTGCTTCACATGTTGTGGAAAACCACCGATTTTAGATTAAGAGAATTTTTAAgatttgttgtgtgtgtgtatgtatgtatgtatttttttttttaagtgtaaatcTTGATGTTCCTATTTTTATGTTAATGTTCTGTACTTTTTATGGTGAATGGCCAAAGTGGATGTTTTGTGCTTTGTTTATTATCTGTTTTCTATATGTTAGATTTGTTTCTCCTGCAAGAAACTCAAAACTACTAAAAAGTTCCCCACTTCATGCCTGTTTTTGTTGCTAAAGACAAGTCTGAGGCCCAGCAGTATCCTCCCTGGGAGG
Coding sequences:
- the LOC132250237 gene encoding C-type lectin domain family 2 member L-like, translated to MGASLARSLKWFKSSWASCQLVLVIGIGGMLQSCVQLPSASPRGSTAPEPQPSLPLLPGPCGGAAARGGPCSSLWLWRALALLLLAAVLALGLALKGAVTETETAAATVMAGKCRPCPEDWMWYRNHCYYFSKEMQNWNSSWKFCWSHNATLPVIKEKSALDTIYSKKGKENYWIGLRKETEGWRWVDGSLFTNDIILLDEDGQNMACAYLNMVALAPIDCMSLRHWICVKKST